Proteins encoded by one window of Planktothrix tepida PCC 9214:
- a CDS encoding GuaB3 family IMP dehydrogenase-related protein translates to MDIVIGRGKVARRAYGIDEIALVPGQRTLDPVLADTTWTIGGIEREIPIIASAMDGVVDVRMAVELSKLGALGVLNLEGIQTRYEDPEPILDRIASVGKDEFVTLMQELYAEPIKPELITQRIQQIKNGGGIAAVSATPAGASKYGAVVAEAGADLFFVQATVVSTTFLSPESVTPLDLVKFCQEMPIPVILGNCVTYDITLDLLKAGAAGILVGIGPGAACTSRGVLGVGVPQATAVADCAAARNDFYQETGRYVPIIADGGLITGGDICKCIACGADGVMIGSPFARAKEAPGRGYHWGMATPSPVLPRGTRIRVGTTGTLEQILRGPAQLDDGTHNLLGALKTSMGTLGAQTIPEMQQVEVVIAPSLLTEGKVYQKAQQLGMGK, encoded by the coding sequence GTGGATATTGTAATTGGTCGGGGCAAGGTTGCCCGCAGAGCGTATGGCATTGACGAAATTGCGTTAGTCCCTGGACAGCGCACCCTTGATCCAGTTTTAGCAGATACAACCTGGACAATTGGTGGCATTGAACGAGAAATTCCCATTATTGCTAGTGCAATGGATGGGGTGGTCGATGTTCGCATGGCGGTGGAATTATCGAAACTAGGAGCATTGGGGGTATTAAACCTAGAAGGGATTCAAACCCGTTACGAAGATCCAGAACCGATTTTGGATCGCATCGCTTCAGTGGGGAAAGATGAGTTTGTCACCCTGATGCAAGAATTGTATGCAGAACCCATCAAACCGGAACTGATTACTCAACGCATTCAGCAAATTAAAAACGGAGGGGGTATTGCGGCGGTGAGTGCCACCCCGGCCGGAGCGAGTAAATACGGCGCTGTTGTGGCTGAAGCTGGGGCTGATTTATTTTTTGTCCAAGCAACAGTGGTGTCAACCACCTTCCTCTCACCAGAGTCTGTGACCCCTCTGGATTTAGTCAAATTTTGTCAAGAAATGCCCATTCCGGTGATTTTGGGCAACTGTGTCACCTACGACATCACCTTAGATTTGCTGAAAGCCGGTGCGGCGGGAATTTTAGTTGGGATTGGCCCTGGTGCAGCTTGTACCTCACGGGGGGTTTTAGGGGTTGGAGTTCCCCAAGCAACGGCCGTAGCCGACTGTGCTGCTGCTCGGAATGATTTCTATCAAGAAACCGGACGTTATGTACCAATTATTGCCGATGGCGGATTAATTACCGGAGGAGATATCTGTAAATGTATTGCTTGTGGTGCTGATGGGGTGATGATTGGTTCTCCCTTTGCCCGTGCTAAAGAAGCTCCGGGACGGGGTTATCACTGGGGAATGGCAACGCCGAGTCCGGTGTTACCCCGTGGAACTCGAATTCGGGTGGGAACAACGGGAACCTTAGAACAAATTCTGCGTGGCCCCGCTCAACTCGATGACGGAACTCATAATTTATTGGGGGCGTTAAAAACCAGTATGGGAACCCTGGGGGCGCAGACAATTCCAGAAATGCAGCAAGTGGAAGTGGTGATTGCGCCTTCACTGTTAACAGAAGGGAAAGTCTACCAAAAAGCTCAACAGTTAGGAATGGGTAAGTAA
- a CDS encoding peroxiredoxin — protein MTLRLGDTVPNFTQASSEGDINFYDWAGDSWVVLFSHPADYTPVCTTELGTVAKLKPEFDKRNVKVIALSVDDADSHQGWIQDINETQNTTVNYPVLADPDRKVSELYDMIHPNANAAVTVRTVFIIDPNKKLRLSLTYPPSTGRNFDEILRVIDSLQLTDHYSVATPADWKDGDDCVIVPSLKDPEVLKEKFPKGYQEVKPYLRLTPQPNK, from the coding sequence ATGACACTGCGACTTGGGGATACCGTACCCAACTTTACTCAAGCATCCTCCGAAGGTGACATTAACTTTTATGACTGGGCTGGAGATAGTTGGGTGGTGTTATTCTCTCACCCAGCCGACTATACACCCGTTTGCACAACGGAACTGGGAACCGTTGCTAAATTAAAACCCGAATTTGACAAACGCAACGTTAAAGTGATTGCGTTGAGTGTGGATGATGCGGACTCCCACCAAGGTTGGATTCAAGATATTAACGAAACTCAAAATACCACCGTTAATTATCCAGTTTTAGCAGACCCAGACCGCAAAGTGTCAGAGTTGTACGACATGATTCATCCGAATGCAAATGCTGCGGTTACAGTGCGGACTGTTTTTATTATTGACCCTAATAAAAAACTACGTTTAAGCTTAACTTATCCTCCCAGCACCGGACGTAACTTTGATGAAATTCTGCGGGTGATTGATTCGCTGCAACTCACTGATCACTACAGCGTCGCCACCCCGGCGGACTGGAAAGATGGGGATGATTGTGTGATTGTTCCTTCCCTCAAAGACCCCGAAGTTTTGAAAGAGAAGTTCCCGAAAGGCTATCAAGAAGTCAAACCTTATTTACGTCTGACACCTCAACCCAATAAATAA
- a CDS encoding LOG family protein, with protein sequence MNSSDISQAVDSLQADIIQLVDQLPNLKHKKWISRALSSLVHMAGEEFETLDWKIISASLLDLERGFQIFYPYRHVRKICIFGSARISANTQEYRMAADFAQCVTQQGFMVLTGGGGGIMQAGNEGAGLDLSFGLNIQLPFEQSSNPYIEGNKKAIMFKYFFTRKLFFLRESDALAMFPGGFGTLDETFECLTLIQTGKFGPAPLILVDRPGGDYWYDLHQFIEKQMLNRGLISPDDPSFYTITDDLSVACEAIANFYRVYHSSRHVKDKFVMRLKSELSNEQVEQLNTEFHDILSKGRIEKTEAFPEEIGGETEGLPRLMFHFNQRRVGRLYQMIYRINKMGATSPEAAHPEQK encoded by the coding sequence ATGAACTCCTCTGACATTAGCCAAGCGGTAGATTCTCTACAAGCAGATATTATTCAGTTAGTTGATCAACTGCCGAATTTAAAGCATAAGAAGTGGATTTCACGAGCACTTTCAAGCCTAGTTCACATGGCTGGGGAGGAATTTGAGACTCTGGATTGGAAAATTATTTCCGCCTCTTTGCTGGACTTAGAACGAGGGTTTCAAATTTTTTATCCCTATCGCCATGTTCGCAAAATTTGTATTTTTGGTTCGGCTCGCATTTCGGCTAATACTCAAGAGTATCGTATGGCAGCAGATTTTGCCCAATGTGTCACCCAGCAAGGATTTATGGTCTTAACTGGGGGTGGGGGTGGGATTATGCAGGCGGGAAATGAGGGTGCAGGTCTGGATTTATCGTTTGGATTAAATATTCAACTTCCCTTTGAACAATCTTCAAATCCGTATATTGAAGGGAATAAAAAAGCAATTATGTTTAAATATTTTTTCACGCGCAAGCTGTTTTTTTTGCGTGAAAGTGATGCTTTAGCGATGTTTCCAGGGGGGTTTGGGACGTTAGATGAAACCTTTGAATGTTTAACCTTAATTCAAACGGGAAAATTTGGCCCTGCTCCATTGATTTTAGTGGATCGTCCGGGGGGGGATTATTGGTACGATTTACATCAATTTATTGAAAAACAAATGCTCAATCGGGGATTGATTTCACCGGATGATCCAAGTTTTTATACGATTACGGATGATTTGTCTGTGGCTTGTGAAGCGATCGCTAATTTCTATCGAGTTTATCATTCAAGTCGCCACGTTAAAGATAAGTTTGTAATGCGCTTAAAATCGGAATTATCAAATGAGCAAGTGGAACAACTCAATACCGAGTTTCACGATATCTTATCTAAAGGAAGAATTGAGAAAACGGAAGCTTTCCCTGAAGAGATAGGGGGCGAAACCGAAGGCTTACCGCGTCTAATGTTCCATTTTAATCAACGTCGTGTTGGACGATTATATCAAATGATTTATAGGATTAATAAGATGGGAGCGACTTCCCCAGAAGCGGCGCATCCAGAGCAGAAGTAG
- a CDS encoding cysteine synthase A has protein sequence MDIKNGFVGTIGNTPLIRLNSFSDETGCEILGKAEFLNPGGSVKDRAALYIIKDAEEKGLLKPGGTVVEGTAGNTGIGLAHICNAKGYKCLIIIPDTQSPEKMEALRTLGAEVRPVPAVPYKDPNNYVRLSGRLASEMENAVWANQFDNLANRLAHYETTGPEIWEQTDGKVDAWVAATGTGGTFAGVSLFLKEKNPQIKTVVADPMGSGLYSYVKTGEINPQGNSITEGIGNSRITANMENVPIDDAILVDDNEALRVIYQLLRKDGLFMGGSVGINVGAAVALAKEMGPGHTIVTVLCDGGARYQSKLFNKQWLQERNLWPDNLD, from the coding sequence ATGGACATTAAAAACGGTTTTGTTGGCACAATTGGGAATACCCCTTTAATTCGATTAAACAGTTTCAGTGATGAAACTGGGTGTGAAATTTTAGGGAAAGCAGAATTTTTAAATCCCGGCGGTTCTGTGAAAGATCGGGCGGCTTTATATATTATTAAAGATGCAGAAGAAAAAGGATTACTAAAACCCGGTGGAACCGTTGTAGAAGGAACTGCTGGAAATACGGGAATCGGATTAGCCCATATTTGTAATGCCAAAGGCTACAAATGTTTAATTATTATTCCTGACACTCAATCTCCTGAAAAAATGGAAGCCTTAAGAACTTTAGGAGCCGAAGTTCGACCAGTTCCTGCTGTTCCGTATAAAGATCCAAATAATTATGTTAGATTATCAGGACGGTTAGCGTCAGAAATGGAAAATGCAGTTTGGGCAAATCAATTTGATAATTTAGCCAATCGTTTAGCCCATTATGAAACAACCGGGCCAGAAATTTGGGAACAAACCGATGGTAAAGTCGATGCTTGGGTCGCTGCAACAGGAACCGGAGGAACGTTTGCCGGAGTTTCGCTCTTTTTAAAAGAGAAAAATCCTCAGATTAAAACCGTTGTTGCTGATCCGATGGGGAGTGGGTTATATAGTTATGTAAAAACGGGAGAAATTAATCCTCAAGGAAATTCAATTACGGAAGGGATTGGGAATAGTCGAATCACCGCAAATATGGAAAATGTTCCCATTGATGATGCCATTTTAGTAGATGATAATGAAGCTTTACGGGTCATTTATCAACTGTTAAGAAAAGATGGATTATTTATGGGAGGTTCTGTAGGAATTAATGTAGGGGCGGCGGTAGCTTTAGCGAAAGAAATGGGGCCGGGTCATACCATTGTTACGGTCTTATGTGATGGGGGTGCTCGTTATCAATCTAAATTATTTAATAAACAATGGTTACAGGAACGCAATCTCTGGCCTGATAATTTAGATTAA
- a CDS encoding glycosyltransferase family 4 protein: MKIGYLIPEWPGQSHVWAWREISHLRELGLDITIFSTRQPKELGKHSFALAAQAETCYLWPLSISKIILSLTWAIVRHLKGFLSCIQLAFTLPVDKQPSWKSVLPLIIPACQLAQEVKYRQIKHLHTPIPGNSAILCMMVKRLVDLPFSLTVVAAFEDWGGALKEKFEDAAFVTLVAEWMVEEMQKDFSSLAPQHYHYITRHGVDTQKWMPDSNKKLDVACPKRILSIGRLVFSKGFDILIKAVAIVKEKGVPFQLRIAGSGPEQPRLQALIYELGLNEDVLLLGSIGEEECLSEAQSADLFILASHKEPLGVVYLEAMAAEVATIGTAAGGVVEIITDHVNGLLVPPFDVQKLADAIVQLLTDDLFRKQLAKAGRQTVIEKFDSRLGAATLHNLILQSSYARPGKGIE; encoded by the coding sequence ATGAAAATTGGTTATTTAATTCCAGAATGGCCCGGACAATCCCATGTATGGGCCTGGCGTGAAATCTCTCATCTTAGAGAGTTGGGGCTGGATATCACTATTTTCTCAACTCGTCAGCCTAAAGAATTGGGAAAGCATAGCTTTGCCTTAGCTGCTCAGGCTGAAACTTGCTATCTATGGCCACTTAGCATTAGTAAAATCATCCTGAGTTTGACTTGGGCGATAGTACGTCATCTGAAAGGGTTTCTATCTTGTATTCAGTTGGCTTTTACCTTACCTGTAGACAAACAACCATCTTGGAAATCGGTTCTACCATTGATAATTCCGGCTTGTCAATTAGCACAAGAAGTGAAATACAGGCAAATCAAGCACTTGCATACCCCCATACCTGGAAACAGTGCTATTTTGTGTATGATGGTCAAACGGTTAGTAGATTTACCATTTTCACTAACTGTAGTAGCAGCATTTGAGGATTGGGGAGGTGCATTAAAAGAAAAATTTGAGGATGCTGCTTTTGTTACTTTAGTAGCAGAGTGGATGGTGGAAGAGATGCAGAAAGATTTCTCATCACTTGCTCCACAACATTATCATTACATCACCAGGCATGGAGTAGATACCCAAAAATGGATGCCTGATTCTAACAAGAAATTAGATGTTGCTTGTCCAAAGCGAATTTTGAGTATTGGACGCTTAGTTTTTAGCAAGGGCTTTGATATTTTGATAAAAGCGGTAGCAATCGTAAAGGAAAAGGGTGTACCTTTTCAGTTAAGAATTGCTGGTTCAGGTCCAGAACAGCCAAGACTGCAAGCTTTAATCTATGAGTTAGGTCTAAATGAAGATGTTCTTCTGTTAGGTTCTATAGGGGAAGAAGAATGTCTTTCAGAAGCGCAATCTGCCGATTTATTTATACTAGCTTCCCACAAGGAACCTTTGGGAGTCGTCTATTTAGAAGCAATGGCTGCTGAGGTAGCAACGATTGGAACTGCGGCTGGCGGAGTTGTGGAGATTATCACAGATCATGTGAACGGATTGTTGGTACCTCCTTTTGATGTACAGAAGTTGGCAGATGCTATTGTGCAGTTGCTTACCGATGATCTATTTCGTAAGCAACTTGCTAAAGCTGGCCGTCAAACTGTTATCGAAAAGTTTGATAGTCGCTTGGGAGCGGCAACTCTTCACAATCTTATTCTTCAGAGTTCTTATGCAAGACCCGGCAAAGGTATTGAATAA
- a CDS encoding histidine phosphatase family protein: MVEKISNSQSPPSTSNQVREDNIGKRESLLGNVYFVRHGESTSNERNIFAGVLDVELTSFGKLQARRAGVDIKKQGVKFDAVYVSHMKRARQTCEIALAESQALKSPDIPVEIDHRISEKSFGIFAGRNLNLLRLALGYEGFEEMLHSHNEAPPAGEKIAQVYDRAARFYEEKVVPHLEQGETVLVVCHQYVLEPLALYLSGLPPTAYKHLKLPNGKALSGEDLVKFRDKESGGAAALRKEINDLSIMWAILIYAVAFLLGTLVRAISASPAAIQSDIFRAIIVACLAASTFYTYLDIDFAASKRKVTSTVQYIVYGWTIARWVVGLFLIFSGGLYQSPEDLYKVMWVLFWMVPPALTSPILSVLWGGNLYPSAVLSKNLSIIAPLALIGTFTIAKQLPINSSSLSFFFIILIVGLAIPGALAQFWRDKSPVESNHHSKNWKFIGVLAVALMALVTGFQFTPATFISDLFTATDPMRSFACLQQLALAVLIFVSMRGLAVLTAVFSKGKLNKAEAQDAYILLVNPNFYLWAVLFLGISTTANPEAVRYAIFWTSLGFFCIPLIEQILFMNAFGNDILRETLRSSRMATENVKKLFLKLDTDGSKTLDRAEIMELLGLIEDMTSGTRSSEEVRKYITDYLFNILDADKNGTIDLQELEDYISTYGLVANLNVAPATASPT; this comes from the coding sequence ATGGTGGAAAAAATCTCTAACTCTCAATCTCCGCCTTCAACATCCAATCAAGTCAGAGAAGACAACATCGGAAAACGAGAGAGTTTACTCGGTAATGTCTATTTTGTTCGACATGGAGAAAGTACGAGCAACGAACGCAATATTTTTGCAGGGGTTCTAGATGTGGAACTCACCTCCTTTGGAAAACTACAAGCTCGCCGTGCTGGGGTTGATATTAAGAAACAAGGAGTCAAGTTTGATGCGGTATACGTCTCTCACATGAAACGGGCGCGCCAAACCTGTGAAATTGCCTTGGCAGAAAGTCAAGCCCTGAAATCCCCGGATATTCCCGTTGAAATTGACCACCGGATTAGTGAAAAATCCTTTGGTATTTTTGCAGGGCGGAACTTAAATTTGCTGCGCCTTGCGTTGGGTTATGAAGGCTTCGAGGAAATGTTACATTCCCACAACGAAGCACCGCCCGCCGGAGAAAAAATTGCACAAGTTTATGATCGCGCTGCACGTTTCTATGAGGAAAAGGTTGTCCCTCATCTCGAACAAGGGGAAACGGTATTAGTCGTTTGTCACCAATATGTATTAGAGCCTTTAGCGCTTTATTTAAGCGGTTTACCTCCAACAGCTTATAAACACCTGAAACTTCCCAATGGTAAAGCTCTCAGTGGGGAAGATCTCGTCAAATTTCGAGATAAAGAATCCGGTGGTGCTGCGGCTTTACGAAAAGAAATCAATGATCTTTCCATTATGTGGGCAATTTTGATTTATGCAGTTGCCTTCTTATTGGGAACTTTAGTTCGAGCCATTAGTGCCTCTCCTGCTGCAATTCAGTCCGATATTTTTCGAGCCATTATTGTTGCGTGTCTTGCCGCTTCAACGTTTTACACCTATTTGGATATTGACTTTGCCGCAAGTAAACGAAAAGTTACTTCAACGGTGCAGTATATCGTTTATGGCTGGACAATAGCACGATGGGTAGTTGGGCTATTTTTAATCTTTTCTGGAGGGTTGTATCAAAGCCCAGAGGATTTATATAAAGTCATGTGGGTGCTATTTTGGATGGTACCACCTGCCTTGACTTCCCCCATTTTATCGGTGCTTTGGGGAGGTAATCTTTATCCTTCGGCGGTGTTATCTAAAAACTTATCAATTATCGCACCTTTGGCACTGATTGGAACATTTACGATCGCTAAACAATTACCGATTAACTCTTCGAGTCTGAGCTTTTTCTTCATTATTCTAATTGTGGGTTTAGCAATACCGGGAGCGCTCGCCCAATTTTGGCGCGACAAATCTCCCGTTGAATCCAATCATCACAGTAAAAACTGGAAATTTATCGGTGTTTTAGCTGTTGCATTAATGGCTTTAGTAACAGGGTTTCAGTTTACTCCCGCAACGTTTATTTCCGATTTATTTACGGCAACAGATCCGATGCGATCGTTTGCTTGTTTACAACAGCTTGCTTTAGCCGTATTAATCTTTGTCTCAATGCGGGGTTTAGCTGTATTAACCGCAGTGTTTTCCAAGGGTAAACTCAATAAAGCAGAAGCTCAGGATGCTTATATTCTGCTGGTGAATCCTAACTTTTACCTTTGGGCGGTGCTTTTCCTGGGGATTAGCACAACCGCCAATCCAGAAGCTGTCCGATATGCAATTTTCTGGACTTCATTGGGATTTTTCTGTATCCCTTTAATTGAGCAAATCTTGTTCATGAATGCCTTCGGAAATGACATTTTGAGAGAAACATTACGCTCATCGAGAATGGCAACTGAAAATGTTAAGAAGCTATTCCTTAAATTAGATACGGATGGCAGTAAAACACTGGATCGCGCTGAAATTATGGAATTGTTAGGGCTGATTGAAGATATGACATCAGGAACCCGCAGTTCAGAAGAAGTTAGAAAATATATCACTGATTATCTATTTAACATTCTTGATGCCGATAAAAATGGCACAATCGATTTACAAGAGTTAGAAGATTACATCTCAACTTATGGATTGGTTGCTAACTTGAACGTTGCCCCTGCGACAGCATCTCCAACCTGA
- the trxA gene encoding thioredoxin: protein MSNALTVTDASFKEDVLDSEIPVLVDFWAPWCGPCRMVAPVVEEIAEQYAGQVKVVKLNTDENATTASQYGIRSIPTLMIFKGGQRVDMVVGAVPKTTLASTLEKYLKPNT from the coding sequence ATGTCCAACGCCTTAACAGTTACTGATGCTAGTTTTAAGGAAGATGTGCTTGACAGCGAAATCCCAGTATTAGTGGATTTTTGGGCTCCTTGGTGCGGGCCTTGTCGCATGGTTGCACCTGTTGTCGAGGAAATTGCAGAGCAATATGCCGGGCAAGTAAAAGTAGTCAAGCTCAATACAGATGAAAATGCTACTACTGCTAGTCAGTATGGTATTCGCAGTATTCCAACTCTGATGATTTTCAAAGGAGGTCAAAGAGTGGATATGGTTGTGGGTGCTGTTCCTAAAACGACATTAGCGTCTACTTTAGAAAAGTATCTGAAGCCAAATACCTGA
- a CDS encoding nitrate reductase associated protein — translation MNNLFEFEQDFVKALNCIPMVVRYKLDSCGVKLKLEHWNKFPHEVRQQLVENPMSTPEEMAGYRSLLYQLAEQYTNIPLKDLPIDDHPLWLDSTELPDIVQQKAEEMGVEITLKHWQNLTQLQRFALLKLSRPSHENKNFLPALREFKIL, via the coding sequence ATGAACAATTTGTTTGAATTTGAACAGGATTTTGTTAAAGCTTTGAATTGTATTCCGATGGTTGTGCGGTATAAACTGGATAGCTGCGGGGTTAAATTGAAGTTAGAACATTGGAATAAATTTCCCCATGAGGTTCGTCAACAATTAGTAGAAAATCCGATGAGTACACCAGAAGAAATGGCAGGATATCGGAGTTTATTGTATCAATTAGCAGAACAATATACTAATATCCCATTAAAGGATTTACCGATTGATGATCATCCACTTTGGTTAGATTCTACTGAATTACCGGATATTGTGCAGCAAAAAGCAGAGGAAATGGGGGTTGAGATCACGTTAAAACACTGGCAGAATTTAACGCAATTACAACGATTTGCTTTACTAAAGTTGAGCCGTCCTAGCCATGAAAATAAAAACTTTTTACCTGCTTTAAGAGAATTTAAAATTTTATAA
- the corA gene encoding magnesium/cobalt transporter CorA yields the protein MTHSMKLSTAAIDSVKDEDEEEEESNLDYFYDDPGTPPGTLDVEADDPPPEMVLIDYNDGMATRLKLTTPEECAPYLDTHSVSWLDILGLGNQDTWERMAKVFNLHPIALEDVVNVPQRPKVVEYDDQLVIVAWMVTLKPGEDPLHKEQVSIILGKNYLLTVQEEAEYDCLQPVRDRIRYNQGIIRKQGVDYLAYAILDAIIDGFFPVLEEYGDILEELEDEVVFNPVPKNLAKIYSIRRDLFTLRRAIWAQREAINVLIRDGSDLISPEVRVYLRDCYDHTILVRDMVETYRELSSDLMGIYMSSMSNKMNEIMKLLTVISTIFIPLTFVAGVYGMNFNPDTSPLNMPELNWYWGYPVCLTLMFIIALALFFFFWRRGWFNSVSHPEDEKASTR from the coding sequence ATGACCCATAGTATGAAACTTTCAACAGCCGCGATTGATTCTGTAAAAGATGAGGATGAGGAAGAAGAAGAATCAAATTTAGATTATTTTTATGATGATCCGGGTACACCCCCCGGAACATTAGATGTGGAAGCGGATGATCCGCCACCGGAGATGGTTTTAATTGATTATAACGATGGGATGGCGACTCGTTTAAAATTAACGACACCGGAAGAATGTGCGCCTTATTTAGATACTCATTCTGTTTCTTGGTTAGATATTTTAGGATTAGGAAATCAAGACACTTGGGAACGAATGGCAAAGGTGTTTAATTTACATCCCATTGCTTTAGAAGATGTGGTGAATGTTCCCCAACGTCCTAAAGTGGTAGAATATGATGATCAACTGGTGATTGTTGCCTGGATGGTAACTCTTAAGCCAGGTGAAGATCCACTACATAAAGAACAAGTTAGTATTATTTTAGGCAAAAATTATTTGCTAACGGTACAGGAAGAAGCAGAATATGATTGTTTACAACCTGTGCGCGATCGCATTCGTTATAATCAAGGGATTATTCGCAAACAAGGAGTCGATTATTTAGCTTATGCGATTTTAGATGCCATTATTGATGGATTTTTCCCTGTATTAGAAGAATATGGAGATATTTTAGAAGAATTAGAAGACGAGGTTGTCTTTAATCCAGTTCCTAAAAATCTAGCTAAAATTTATAGTATTCGTCGAGATTTATTTACCCTTAGACGGGCAATTTGGGCGCAACGAGAAGCCATTAATGTGTTAATTCGAGATGGAAGTGATTTAATTAGCCCAGAGGTTCGGGTTTACTTACGAGATTGTTATGATCATACAATTTTAGTTCGAGATATGGTCGAAACTTATCGAGAGTTATCGTCCGATTTAATGGGAATTTATATGTCTTCTATGAGCAATAAAATGAATGAAATTATGAAGTTACTCACCGTAATTTCAACGATTTTTATTCCTCTAACCTTTGTGGCTGGGGTATATGGAATGAATTTTAACCCGGATACTTCCCCTTTAAATATGCCTGAACTCAATTGGTATTGGGGTTATCCGGTCTGTTTGACCTTGATGTTTATAATTGCTTTAGCCTTATTCTTTTTCTTCTGGCGACGAGGTTGGTTTAATAGTGTTTCCCATCCTGAAGATGAAAAAGCGTCTACCCGGTGA